In the genome of Myxococcus stipitatus, one region contains:
- a CDS encoding FHA domain-containing protein produces MVSVNQLRPFAQASLEAFRAASGPVALIQQPVDPVFRNIAQQLTGARTVGMAHRSRMTERLLAMLRDFDNLEVHFLNPKVDGEELTVGRSECDLVVPDPSVSQHHATLRWNAATGGFLVRDAQSMNGTWINGAPLGFRAQVTLNDGDTLAFGDAQFLYLRAETVHEHLRLASPQEKP; encoded by the coding sequence ATGGTGTCCGTGAATCAGCTCCGACCCTTCGCCCAGGCTTCGCTCGAAGCCTTCCGTGCAGCCTCCGGCCCCGTGGCGCTCATCCAGCAGCCCGTGGACCCGGTCTTCCGGAACATCGCCCAGCAGCTGACAGGGGCGCGGACGGTGGGCATGGCGCACCGCTCGCGCATGACGGAGCGGCTGCTCGCCATGCTTCGCGACTTCGACAACCTGGAGGTCCACTTCCTGAACCCCAAGGTGGATGGCGAGGAGCTCACCGTGGGGCGCTCGGAGTGTGACCTGGTGGTGCCGGACCCGTCCGTCTCCCAGCATCACGCCACGCTGCGGTGGAACGCGGCGACGGGGGGATTCCTGGTGCGCGATGCGCAGTCGATGAACGGCACGTGGATCAACGGCGCGCCGCTGGGTTTTCGGGCGCAGGTGACGCTCAACGACGGGGACACGCTGGCCTTCGGCGATGCGCAGTTCCTGTACCTGCGCGCGGAGACGGTGCACGAGCACCTGCGGCTGGCGAGCCCGCAGGAGAAGCCCTGA
- a CDS encoding NAD-dependent epimerase/dehydratase family protein, translating to MRVLVTGAAGFIAHHVITRLLARGDTVIGVDNLESSGDVTLKQARLTHLQSVPGAERFACHRADITDTASLAELFRHESPESVVHLAARVGVRSAGASAQSYLDANVTGFLQVLEQSRTARVAHVVYASSSSVYGAGTPPPFAETAAADHPLNVYSATKRAGELLAHTYSHLYGLPTSGLRFFTVYGPWGRPDMAPLRFLRALREGQPIDLYGEGRMRRDFTHVDDVAEAVVRVLDRPPTGAPPYRLLNVGRGEPVSLRDFVAVLERHTGTQAQLNPRPAQPGEMDATWSDSTALERETGFHPRVSVDEGLAGLVAWEREHSRPPHDAPHEVDTVT from the coding sequence ATGCGCGTCCTCGTCACCGGAGCAGCGGGCTTCATCGCCCACCATGTCATCACCCGACTGCTGGCCCGAGGCGACACCGTCATCGGAGTAGACAACCTGGAGTCCTCCGGAGACGTGACGCTCAAACAGGCGCGACTGACACACCTCCAGTCCGTCCCCGGCGCGGAGCGCTTCGCCTGTCACCGCGCCGACATCACCGACACGGCCTCGCTCGCGGAGCTCTTCCGGCACGAGTCCCCCGAAAGTGTCGTCCACCTCGCGGCGCGTGTGGGCGTCCGGTCCGCGGGAGCCTCCGCCCAGTCCTACCTCGATGCGAACGTGACGGGGTTCCTCCAGGTGTTGGAGCAATCACGCACGGCACGAGTGGCCCACGTCGTCTACGCCTCCTCCAGCTCCGTGTATGGCGCGGGCACGCCGCCGCCCTTCGCGGAGACCGCCGCGGCCGACCACCCGCTCAATGTCTATTCAGCGACCAAGCGCGCGGGCGAGCTCCTCGCTCACACGTACAGTCACCTCTACGGGCTCCCCACGAGTGGCCTGCGCTTCTTCACCGTGTACGGCCCCTGGGGCCGCCCGGACATGGCGCCGCTGCGCTTCCTCCGCGCCCTGCGCGAGGGCCAACCCATCGACCTGTATGGCGAAGGACGGATGCGCCGCGACTTCACCCATGTGGACGACGTGGCGGAAGCGGTGGTTCGTGTGTTGGATAGACCTCCCACTGGAGCGCCGCCCTATCGCCTGCTCAACGTCGGTCGAGGCGAGCCCGTCTCCCTGCGCGACTTCGTCGCCGTGCTCGAGCGACACACGGGAACCCAGGCCCAGCTGAACCCGAGACCCGCCCAGCCCGGCGAGATGGACGCCACCTGGTCCGACTCCACCGCGCTGGAGCGGGAGACCGGCTTCCATCCACGCGTGTCCGTGGACGAAGGCCTCGCCGGGCTCGTGGCCTGGGAGCGCGAGCACTCCCGGCCACCTCACGACGCGCCTCACGAGGTCGACACCGTCACCTGA
- a CDS encoding ATP-binding cassette domain-containing protein translates to MPSLRAHSVSFAYSDAVTVLSDIEFHLAAGWTGLVGANGAGKSTLLRMLSGELTPTEGHFQFDPPSPVLRLCRQEVEALTPDISEFAESWDGLARRLHGQLGLDVSALERWSTLSPGERKRWQVGAALAAEPDVLLLDEPTNHLDAEARTWLVSALRRFRGVGVVVSHDRPLLETLTSATLRVHGGDARLWPGAYSAAKQHWEAEREAEVDAYQQRRADQRRAARMLDQARREQQGADASRSTSKRLKSKYDNDARSMGAKVTVGWAEAHAGRRVGILRRELESASEAVGEFTADKTLGRSVFVDYARSPNPWIFTLDTPEVRAGDVTLLGPVNLSVGREARVRIEGPNGAGKSTLVRALLESARVPRERVLYLPQDVGAEEARATLEAVRALPPEEKGRVLSLVAALGVDPERLLGSEQPSPGEIRKLLIARGLGQHAWALVLDEPTNHLDLPSIERLEAALREYPGALLLVTHDSEFARACTTECWRVEHGQVTVSTS, encoded by the coding sequence ATGCCTTCCCTTCGCGCGCACAGCGTGTCGTTCGCTTATTCCGACGCAGTCACTGTCCTCTCCGATATCGAGTTCCACCTGGCCGCGGGCTGGACGGGCCTTGTCGGCGCCAATGGCGCGGGCAAGTCCACCCTGCTGCGGATGCTCTCCGGGGAGCTGACGCCCACCGAGGGGCACTTCCAGTTCGACCCGCCCTCCCCTGTCCTGCGGCTCTGCCGGCAGGAGGTGGAGGCGCTCACGCCGGACATCTCCGAGTTCGCCGAGTCCTGGGATGGACTGGCGCGCCGGCTCCATGGGCAGCTGGGGCTGGATGTGTCCGCGCTGGAGCGGTGGTCCACGCTGTCTCCGGGGGAGCGCAAGCGGTGGCAGGTGGGCGCGGCGCTGGCGGCCGAGCCCGATGTGCTGCTGCTCGATGAGCCCACCAACCATCTGGACGCGGAGGCCCGGACGTGGCTCGTCTCCGCGCTGCGGCGATTCCGCGGCGTGGGCGTCGTGGTGTCACACGACAGGCCGCTCCTGGAGACGCTCACCTCCGCCACGCTGCGCGTCCATGGCGGGGATGCGCGGCTGTGGCCAGGGGCCTACTCCGCGGCGAAGCAGCACTGGGAGGCGGAGCGCGAGGCGGAGGTGGACGCGTATCAGCAGCGGCGCGCGGACCAGCGGCGCGCGGCGCGGATGCTGGACCAGGCCCGGCGGGAGCAACAGGGCGCGGATGCCTCGCGCAGCACGAGCAAGCGGCTGAAGAGCAAGTACGACAACGACGCGCGGTCCATGGGGGCGAAGGTCACCGTGGGCTGGGCGGAGGCCCACGCAGGCCGTCGGGTGGGAATCCTTCGACGGGAGCTGGAGAGTGCCTCGGAGGCCGTGGGTGAGTTCACCGCGGACAAGACGCTGGGGCGCTCTGTCTTCGTCGACTACGCGCGCTCTCCCAACCCGTGGATCTTCACGCTGGACACCCCGGAGGTCCGCGCCGGGGACGTCACGTTGTTGGGGCCGGTGAATCTGTCGGTGGGACGCGAGGCACGCGTGCGCATCGAGGGCCCCAACGGCGCGGGCAAGAGCACCCTGGTGCGGGCGCTGCTGGAGAGTGCCCGGGTGCCTCGGGAGCGGGTGCTGTATCTGCCGCAGGACGTGGGGGCGGAGGAGGCTCGGGCCACGCTGGAGGCGGTGCGCGCGCTGCCTCCCGAGGAGAAGGGACGCGTCCTGTCGCTCGTCGCGGCGCTGGGGGTGGACCCGGAGCGGCTGCTGGGCTCGGAGCAGCCTTCGCCGGGGGAGATCCGCAAGCTGCTCATCGCCCGAGGGCTGGGACAGCATGCCTGGGCCCTGGTGCTCGACGAGCCCACCAACCACCTGGACCTGCCCTCCATCGAGCGACTGGAGGCGGCGTTGCGCGAGTATCCCGGCGCGCTGCTCCTGGTGACACATGACTCCGAGTTCGCTCGCGCCTGCACCACCGAGTGCTGGCGCGTGGAGCACGGTCAGGTGACGGTGTCGACCTCGTGA
- a CDS encoding SPFH domain-containing protein, translated as MSFLTVLFIIAVIVVGFAIVTGIRIVPQAKVMVVERLGKFHSIASSGLNILIPFLDSPRPIEMRTGNRYMRSTMVDLREQVMGFETVQVITHDNVNMEVGSVIYYQIVDPAKALYQVENLALAIEQLTMTNLRNIMGGLTLDQTLTSRETVNGKLRMVLDDATEKWGVKVTRVELREIEPPQAIKAAMAKQMTAERERRAEVTKAEGDKAAAILQAEGEKISRILRAEAERDAEIARAEGRKRATMLEAEGKAEATRLTFDAINNGGATHEVLALRYMETLQEMSKGDNKMFIPYEATATLGAVAALKEVFKDETPKQQRPVAPPQAPRQSPTAASLSAQGLTRSPAAEHATLTGTPAIPARRPRPPSEQDE; from the coding sequence ATGAGCTTTCTGACCGTTCTATTCATCATCGCCGTGATCGTGGTCGGCTTCGCCATCGTCACCGGCATTCGCATCGTTCCCCAGGCCAAGGTCATGGTGGTGGAGCGGCTGGGCAAGTTCCACAGCATCGCGTCCAGCGGGCTCAACATCCTCATCCCGTTCCTCGACAGCCCTCGCCCCATCGAGATGCGCACGGGCAACCGCTACATGCGCAGCACCATGGTGGACCTGCGTGAGCAGGTCATGGGCTTCGAGACGGTGCAGGTCATCACCCACGACAACGTCAACATGGAGGTCGGCTCGGTCATCTACTACCAGATCGTCGACCCCGCGAAGGCGCTGTACCAGGTGGAGAACCTGGCGCTCGCCATCGAGCAGCTCACCATGACGAACCTGCGCAACATCATGGGCGGGCTGACGCTGGACCAGACGCTGACCAGCCGCGAGACGGTGAACGGCAAGCTGCGCATGGTGCTGGATGACGCCACGGAGAAGTGGGGCGTGAAGGTGACGCGCGTGGAGCTGCGGGAGATCGAGCCGCCCCAGGCCATCAAGGCCGCCATGGCCAAGCAGATGACCGCCGAGCGTGAGCGCCGCGCCGAGGTGACCAAGGCCGAGGGCGACAAGGCCGCCGCCATCCTCCAGGCCGAGGGCGAGAAGATCTCCCGCATCCTGCGCGCCGAAGCCGAGCGCGACGCGGAGATCGCCCGCGCCGAGGGCCGCAAGCGCGCCACCATGCTGGAGGCCGAGGGCAAGGCCGAGGCGACGCGCCTCACCTTCGACGCCATCAACAATGGCGGCGCCACGCACGAGGTGCTCGCGCTGCGCTACATGGAGACGCTCCAGGAGATGAGCAAGGGCGACAACAAGATGTTCATCCCCTACGAGGCCACCGCCACGCTGGGGGCCGTCGCGGCGCTCAAGGAGGTCTTCAAGGATGAGACGCCCAAGCAGCAGCGCCCCGTGGCCCCGCCCCAGGCGCCCCGCCAGTCCCCCACCGCCGCGTCCCTGAGCGCGCAGGGCCTGACGCGCAGCCCCGCGGCCGAGCACGCGACGCTCACCGGAACGCCCGCGATTCCCGCGCGGCGTCCTCGCCCGCCCTCCGAGCAGGACGAGTAG
- a CDS encoding NfeD family protein, with the protein MDLTPTAWQLWLVAALLCGALEIKLSGFVTLWFAVGALVSALVAAMGLGINFQLLLFALVSAGLFAASRTLFKSVFMRTASHLKTGVEAMMGQEAVVTEAIDEKNGGTVRINGELWIARTLSGAIPEGERVTVEQVEGLKLWVRRPSATQSVPQREQKENAR; encoded by the coding sequence ATGGACCTGACTCCCACCGCCTGGCAGCTCTGGCTCGTCGCGGCGCTCCTCTGTGGCGCGTTGGAAATCAAGCTGTCCGGCTTCGTCACGCTCTGGTTCGCGGTGGGGGCGCTCGTCTCCGCCCTCGTCGCGGCCATGGGGCTGGGCATCAACTTCCAGCTCCTCCTCTTCGCCCTGGTCTCCGCGGGCCTGTTCGCGGCGTCGCGCACCCTCTTCAAAAGCGTTTTCATGCGGACCGCTTCGCACTTGAAGACGGGGGTCGAGGCCATGATGGGGCAGGAGGCGGTGGTGACGGAGGCCATCGACGAGAAGAACGGGGGCACCGTGCGCATCAACGGGGAGCTGTGGATCGCCCGCACGCTGTCGGGCGCGATTCCCGAGGGCGAGCGGGTCACCGTGGAGCAAGTGGAAGGGCTCAAGCTTTGGGTGCGCCGCCCGTCGGCGACACAGTCCGTTCCCCAGCGGGAACAGAAGGAGAATGCTCGATGA
- a CDS encoding error-prone DNA polymerase — protein MDYAELVCRSNFSFLRGASHPEELVLTASRLGMSALALTDTDGLYGAVKAHLAAKEHGLRLILGAELTLEDGPPVVVYAADSEGYSNLCALVSRSRMSHPKGESGLPWRAVAERSRGLLALLPEPAALERVTPLAEAFPERFHVGLCRTLSAGDSAREARAEALARELAVPLVVHNDVHTHHRRRQPLQDVLSAVRHGTTVDRAGTLLLPNGERTLKGPREMARLFEDRPEALARTVELASRCRASLDDLRYRFPEEDLPPGRSADEHLRALTYEGLAVRYPSGVPPEVVKQIEHELRLIAALDFAGYFLSLWDIVGFARRRGILCQGRGSAANSAVCYALQITAIDPVRMGLLFERFLSMARKEPPDIDVDFEHERREEVLQYVYEKHGRHRAGMVCEVICYRGRLSLREAGKAMGLSLDQVDRLSKVSAAHGFEVTPEVLLEAGLSAFDRRVQRTLSLAAELEGFPRHLSIHVGGFVMTREPLTELVPVENAAMPGRTVIQWEKDDINSIGLLKVDLLALGMLTALSKCFALIREHHGRELSLATIPAEDPKVYDMLCEADTVGVFQIESRAQMNMLPRLKPRTFYDLVVEIALIRPGPIVGKMVHPFLRRRNGEEEVRYPSEAVREILGKTLGVPLFQEQAMKLAMVAAGFSAEEADGLRRVLSHKRAESMLLQYRGRFVEGCLSRGYERAQAEEWFDNFRGFAHYGFPESHSASFALISYASSWLKCHYPAAFTTALLNSQPMGFYAPHTLVADVQRHGVEVRPVDVRVSRWDCTLEDGGKALRLGLRMVKGLGESAGRRVESGRGEEGYADVGSLARRARIPRHELTRLALAGALGPLCGGSRRQALWDIQALGPLDSDDLFFGMSMDGTQVELPPMDVFARVCADYDTVGLSLEKHPLELLRPMLRKQGAVTAEGLKKVTSGRTVTVGGMMICRQRPPTARGMCFVSLEDETGIANLVVPPDVYERCRKELHGALFVVGQGVLERSGKVTNVKVKTVWGLETATSPRAELRTAKTQPRP, from the coding sequence GTGGACTACGCCGAGCTCGTGTGTCGCTCCAACTTCTCGTTCCTGCGCGGCGCCTCCCATCCGGAGGAGCTGGTGCTCACGGCCTCCCGACTGGGGATGAGTGCGCTGGCGCTGACGGACACGGATGGCCTGTATGGCGCCGTGAAGGCGCATCTGGCCGCGAAGGAGCACGGCCTGCGGTTGATACTGGGCGCGGAGCTGACGCTGGAGGACGGCCCTCCGGTGGTCGTCTACGCGGCGGACTCGGAGGGGTACTCGAACCTGTGCGCGCTGGTGTCGCGCAGCCGGATGAGCCACCCCAAGGGGGAGTCGGGGCTGCCATGGCGGGCGGTGGCGGAGCGCTCGAGGGGGCTGCTCGCGCTGCTGCCGGAGCCCGCGGCGCTGGAGCGGGTGACGCCGCTGGCGGAGGCGTTCCCGGAGCGCTTCCACGTCGGGTTGTGCCGGACGCTGTCGGCGGGGGACTCGGCCAGGGAGGCGCGCGCGGAGGCGCTGGCGCGGGAGCTGGCGGTGCCGCTGGTGGTGCACAACGACGTGCACACGCACCACCGGCGGCGTCAGCCCCTGCAGGACGTGCTGAGCGCCGTGCGGCACGGGACGACGGTGGACCGGGCGGGGACGCTGCTGTTGCCCAATGGCGAGCGGACGCTGAAGGGGCCCCGGGAGATGGCGCGGCTGTTCGAGGACCGTCCGGAGGCGCTGGCCCGGACGGTGGAGCTGGCCTCGCGGTGCCGGGCGTCGCTGGATGACCTGCGCTACCGGTTCCCCGAGGAGGACCTGCCTCCGGGGCGCTCCGCGGATGAGCACCTGCGGGCGCTGACCTACGAGGGGCTCGCGGTGCGCTACCCGTCGGGTGTGCCGCCGGAGGTGGTGAAGCAGATCGAGCACGAGCTGCGGCTCATCGCCGCGCTGGACTTCGCGGGTTACTTCCTGTCGCTGTGGGACATCGTCGGCTTCGCGCGGCGGCGGGGGATTCTGTGCCAGGGGCGCGGGAGCGCGGCGAACTCGGCGGTGTGTTACGCGCTGCAGATCACCGCCATCGACCCGGTGCGGATGGGGCTGTTGTTCGAGCGCTTCCTGAGCATGGCGCGCAAGGAGCCGCCGGACATCGACGTGGACTTCGAGCACGAGCGGCGCGAGGAGGTGCTCCAGTACGTGTACGAGAAGCACGGACGGCACCGGGCCGGCATGGTGTGCGAGGTCATCTGCTATCGAGGCCGGCTGTCGCTCCGGGAGGCCGGAAAGGCGATGGGCCTGTCCCTGGACCAGGTGGATCGGCTGTCGAAGGTCTCCGCGGCGCACGGCTTCGAGGTGACGCCGGAGGTCCTGCTGGAGGCGGGGCTGTCCGCGTTCGACCGGCGGGTGCAGCGCACGCTGTCGCTGGCGGCGGAGCTGGAGGGCTTTCCCAGACATCTGTCCATTCACGTGGGGGGCTTCGTCATGACCCGTGAGCCCTTGACGGAGCTGGTGCCGGTGGAGAACGCGGCCATGCCGGGGCGGACCGTCATCCAGTGGGAGAAGGATGACATCAACTCCATCGGCTTGCTGAAGGTGGACCTGCTGGCGCTGGGCATGCTCACGGCGCTGTCCAAATGTTTTGCATTGATTCGCGAGCACCATGGGCGGGAGTTGTCCCTGGCGACGATTCCCGCGGAGGACCCGAAGGTCTACGACATGCTGTGCGAGGCGGACACCGTGGGGGTGTTTCAAATCGAGAGCCGCGCGCAGATGAACATGTTGCCTCGGCTGAAGCCGAGGACGTTCTACGACCTGGTGGTGGAGATTGCCCTCATCCGCCCGGGGCCCATCGTCGGGAAGATGGTCCACCCGTTCCTGCGCAGGCGGAACGGGGAGGAGGAGGTGCGCTACCCCAGCGAGGCGGTGCGCGAGATTCTGGGCAAGACGCTGGGCGTGCCGCTCTTCCAGGAGCAGGCGATGAAGCTGGCGATGGTGGCGGCGGGGTTCTCGGCCGAGGAGGCGGACGGGCTGCGGCGGGTGCTGAGCCACAAGCGCGCGGAGTCGATGCTGCTCCAGTATCGGGGCCGCTTCGTGGAGGGCTGTCTGTCGCGAGGGTATGAGCGCGCCCAGGCGGAGGAGTGGTTCGACAACTTCCGAGGCTTCGCGCACTACGGCTTCCCGGAGAGCCACTCCGCCAGCTTCGCGTTGATTTCCTACGCGTCGAGCTGGCTGAAGTGTCACTACCCCGCGGCCTTCACCACCGCGCTCCTGAACTCCCAGCCCATGGGCTTCTACGCGCCGCACACGCTGGTGGCGGACGTGCAGCGGCACGGGGTGGAGGTGAGGCCGGTGGACGTGCGTGTCTCGCGCTGGGATTGCACGCTGGAGGATGGGGGCAAGGCGCTGCGGCTGGGATTGCGGATGGTGAAGGGACTGGGGGAGTCCGCGGGGCGGCGGGTGGAGTCGGGGCGCGGAGAGGAGGGCTACGCGGACGTGGGCAGCCTGGCGCGGCGGGCGAGGATTCCCCGGCATGAGCTGACGCGGCTGGCGCTGGCGGGAGCGCTGGGGCCGCTGTGCGGAGGCTCCCGGCGTCAGGCGCTCTGGGACATCCAGGCGCTGGGGCCGCTGGACTCGGATGACCTGTTCTTCGGCATGTCGATGGATGGCACGCAGGTGGAGCTGCCGCCCATGGATGTCTTCGCGCGGGTCTGCGCGGACTACGACACGGTGGGCCTGTCGCTGGAGAAACACCCCCTGGAGCTCTTGCGACCCATGCTGAGGAAGCAGGGCGCGGTGACGGCGGAGGGGCTGAAGAAGGTGACCTCCGGGCGCACGGTGACGGTGGGCGGGATGATGATCTGCCGGCAGCGTCCACCGACGGCGCGGGGCATGTGCTTCGTCTCGCTGGAGGACGAGACGGGCATCGCCAACCTCGTGGTGCCCCCGGACGTCTACGAGCGCTGTCGCAAGGAGCTGCATGGGGCCCTGTTCGTGGTGGGGCAGGGCGTGCTGGAGCGCTCGGGCAAGGTGACGAATGTGAAGGTGAAGACGGTGTGGGGGCTCGAGACCGCGACCTCACCCAGGGCGGAGCTGCGTACCGCCAAGACGCAGCCGCGTCCCTGA
- a CDS encoding Tat pathway signal protein: MPKNVFTVCFCGTGCSRDEGEETRYWEYKNTLIGWLAKSDKRLISDKDIYDKETGYIPVRLHKEISGELQDTKLSATVRGVGENDWHHQMDACSPLDSSLPGAPGALRSYARTYSEGNQRSMVGQISGWADAALALHAASLAVASGAEQYNFIGHSRGAVESLMAAWFIHAYGGKACANIPINIFAIDPVPGTGVWYGIQTQLAPNVANYVGVYAWDHLDTGFSAVIPRPNARMTQHPPHAVIENNRGLGSSWATLADHRQLEDPLARSELAQPVGYKLYACRGRHGTVAGNSTSDGLYVASKVSPDVAAVPKLVYKMARGYLTQWDTTFQTRSRVRENVKSLRRRIHTAHTHFDTMANGEARTSRTVLRPSVRRVSSIHGRGSTERYYFEDVVGTPPLNLAFPCTIEQAGGGWVDWTFL; this comes from the coding sequence ATGCCGAAGAATGTCTTCACCGTGTGTTTCTGTGGAACCGGCTGCTCACGGGATGAGGGAGAAGAGACCCGGTACTGGGAATACAAGAACACCCTCATCGGCTGGCTCGCGAAGAGCGACAAGCGGCTCATCAGCGACAAGGACATCTACGACAAGGAGACGGGCTACATCCCGGTGCGGCTCCACAAGGAGATCTCCGGTGAGCTCCAGGACACGAAGCTGAGCGCCACCGTGCGCGGGGTCGGTGAGAACGACTGGCACCACCAGATGGATGCGTGCTCCCCGCTGGACAGCTCCCTGCCTGGGGCTCCCGGGGCGCTGCGCTCCTACGCCCGGACCTACTCCGAGGGAAATCAGCGGAGCATGGTGGGGCAGATTTCAGGCTGGGCCGACGCGGCGCTCGCGCTGCATGCCGCGAGCCTCGCGGTGGCCAGCGGGGCGGAGCAATACAACTTCATCGGGCACAGCCGTGGCGCCGTCGAGTCGCTCATGGCCGCCTGGTTCATCCATGCGTATGGGGGGAAGGCCTGCGCCAACATCCCCATCAACATCTTCGCCATCGACCCCGTGCCCGGCACGGGCGTGTGGTACGGCATCCAGACCCAGCTGGCACCGAACGTCGCCAACTATGTCGGCGTCTATGCCTGGGACCACCTGGACACGGGCTTCAGCGCGGTGATTCCGCGGCCCAATGCCCGGATGACCCAGCATCCTCCCCACGCGGTCATCGAGAACAACCGAGGACTGGGGAGCTCGTGGGCGACGCTCGCGGACCACCGGCAATTGGAGGACCCGCTGGCGCGCAGCGAATTGGCGCAGCCCGTCGGATACAAGCTCTACGCCTGCCGGGGGCGGCATGGCACCGTCGCGGGCAACTCCACCTCGGATGGTTTGTATGTCGCATCCAAGGTCAGCCCCGACGTCGCCGCGGTGCCCAAGCTCGTCTACAAGATGGCTCGGGGATATCTGACTCAATGGGATACGACGTTCCAGACGCGGAGCCGCGTCCGGGAGAACGTCAAGTCGCTGCGGCGGCGCATCCACACGGCGCACACCCACTTCGACACGATGGCGAACGGTGAGGCCCGGACGTCTCGCACGGTGCTGCGGCCGAGCGTGCGGCGGGTCTCGTCCATCCACGGCCGAGGCAGCACGGAGCGCTACTACTTCGAGGATGTGGTGGGCACGCCGCCGCTCAACCTGGCGTTTCCCTGCACCATCGAGCAGGCCGGTGGCGGCTGGGTGGACTGGACGTTCCTCTGA